From a single Polyangiaceae bacterium genomic region:
- a CDS encoding tyrosine-protein phosphatase, translated as MDDRPQNFRDVGEVLGLWLSPSPMPSGHLLRGGKLDALTRIEEIGDARTIVNLRRGPDPEHLGAAARVVHLPAEDTVENYDTSNRRVRTWLGSVLQELASPETRWPVYVHCTAGRDRTGVVIAAALTAAGIPREAVIGEYLLSNGALRPLIEGALHGLPPISDWVDTGALRKALRLPA; from the coding sequence GCAGAACTTCCGTGACGTGGGCGAGGTGCTGGGCCTGTGGCTGTCGCCGTCGCCCATGCCGTCGGGTCATCTGCTTCGCGGTGGCAAGTTGGACGCGCTCACCCGCATCGAAGAGATTGGCGACGCGCGGACGATAGTGAATCTGCGGCGGGGTCCGGATCCGGAGCACTTGGGAGCGGCGGCGCGCGTGGTGCATCTGCCCGCGGAGGACACGGTGGAGAACTACGACACCAGCAATCGTCGGGTTCGAACCTGGCTCGGGTCGGTGCTGCAAGAGCTCGCGTCCCCAGAAACGCGCTGGCCGGTGTACGTGCACTGCACGGCAGGTCGCGATCGCACTGGGGTGGTGATTGCCGCCGCTCTCACCGCGGCCGGCATCCCGCGGGAAGCCGTGATCGGCGAGTACCTGCTCAGCAACGGCGCCCTGCGCCCGCTGATCGAGGGCGCGCTCCACGGACTTCCGCCCATCAGCGACTGGGTCGACACCGGCGCGCTACGCAAAGCGCTGCGCCTACCCGCGTGA